In Polyangia bacterium, a single genomic region encodes these proteins:
- a CDS encoding tetratricopeptide repeat protein: protein MSSCGSIERRLLDIVRDTASDGVRLEVEGHLEGCARCRESRAAFQLLGELRGQPPPRLGPAAERRIVARLVTTESSTRSRLGAAPRRRSRVALAAFAALAVGAGGLVAVWRLPPRLTGSPVFAEGQTLERSQPGVLAFGGADVRYDDGTVLTFHPTTRTLALTRGRVDVDVIEHSARRFRVTTGRFIVEVLGTRFVVTLSGVRTLRGRVEVLDLDGHELAYVSAGQSWSPPPADVAPAVTPLPVPEVAPAHLVSATPTAARAPVRRFVVSVADLLARARAALSEGDSDRSRTLMARARAAGPRASERPSLDLLAADVLLVERRPDEAIAAYRAVTRRYERTPEGETAAFAAGQLLSERGAEAAARAAFDDYLARYPRGRFAREADERIRQLHARE from the coding sequence GTGAGCTCCTGTGGCTCGATCGAACGGCGATTGCTCGACATCGTGCGCGACACGGCGAGCGACGGCGTGCGACTGGAGGTCGAGGGTCATCTCGAGGGTTGCGCGCGCTGTCGAGAGTCGCGCGCCGCTTTTCAGCTTCTCGGCGAGCTACGCGGCCAGCCGCCTCCCCGGCTCGGGCCGGCTGCGGAGCGGCGGATCGTCGCGCGCCTTGTGACGACCGAATCGTCCACGCGGTCGCGCCTCGGTGCGGCGCCGCGCCGTCGTTCGCGCGTCGCGCTCGCTGCCTTCGCCGCGCTCGCGGTCGGCGCTGGAGGGCTGGTCGCCGTGTGGCGCCTGCCGCCGCGCCTCACCGGCTCTCCGGTATTTGCCGAGGGCCAGACGCTCGAACGATCTCAACCTGGCGTGCTCGCCTTCGGCGGCGCCGACGTACGATACGACGACGGCACAGTGCTGACGTTCCATCCGACGACACGGACCCTCGCGCTCACGCGCGGCCGAGTCGACGTCGACGTGATCGAGCACAGCGCGCGCCGCTTCCGCGTGACGACGGGCCGCTTCATCGTCGAGGTGCTGGGGACGCGTTTCGTCGTCACGCTGTCGGGTGTGCGCACGCTCCGCGGGCGCGTTGAAGTCCTCGACCTCGATGGGCACGAGCTGGCATATGTCTCGGCCGGCCAATCCTGGAGCCCGCCGCCAGCCGACGTCGCGCCGGCGGTCACGCCCCTGCCCGTGCCCGAGGTCGCGCCCGCGCACCTCGTGTCGGCGACGCCGACGGCTGCGCGCGCTCCGGTGCGGCGCTTCGTCGTCAGCGTCGCCGACCTTCTCGCTCGCGCGCGCGCCGCGCTCTCCGAAGGCGACTCCGATCGCTCGCGCACCCTGATGGCTCGGGCGCGCGCCGCAGGTCCGAGGGCGTCCGAGCGCCCGAGTCTCGATCTCCTCGCGGCGGATGTGCTGCTCGTCGAGCGCCGCCCTGACGAGGCAATCGCGGCCTACCGGGCCGTGACACGCCGGTACGAAAGGACGCCCGAGGGCGAGACCGCGGCCTTCGCGGCTGGCCAGCTTCTATCCGAGCGCGGCGCCGAGGCGGCAGCGCGCGCGGCTTTCGACGACTATCTCGCGCGCTACCCGCGTGGACGCTTCGCGCGTGAGGCGGACGAGCGAATTCGGCAGCTCCACGCGCGCGAGTGA